The Mobula hypostoma chromosome 24, sMobHyp1.1, whole genome shotgun sequence genomic sequence ATTTTGGAACAAGTAACTAGAGCAAAACTCAAACTGGTACTCAGAACTTTAGTGGTGTTAGCAGATGTTATTAATACCCGGTTGCTAAGCCATTTATAGTTCAAATTCTCCAGTGAATCTAGcaagtttaaagggagtgggaaaAACAGGACCCTGATGAATTTAGATATGTCTAAGCTGAAAGTCTGTACTTTGGCCCATGCTGAACTCCAGTTGTTCTGCTAGCCATACTCCAGCTGCAaacctacccccctcccccccattgtGGCCCCAGTCCCACACACAGCTGACCCACAGGGGTTTGTATATAGCAAGGATGAGGAATGAGCCAGATGCTGAAACATTAGGATTGCCAAACAATCAGATACTGTATCAGAGTGTAGTAACTGTGCTTATGTATCACTTTCTGGATTGTTTCAATATTTGAAGTTGACAAACTGAAAAGCTGATAAAAATCCATAGTTACCATCAGAAATCACTGCACCTTTTCAACAGTTTCTACGATCTGGTTTGAAATCTTATTTCTTCTGAAATTCCATACTGTTCCAGTGGATCCTGTGGTAGAGGAACAGGTATTACTCCAAAAATGAGGATCAGTCACCTAACAGTGCTTCACTACAGAGAAATCTGCAAAGAATATTCTACATTCTACATACTAACAGGAAAACAGCAGGATATTTAGTCCAGAGTGCATCAGTTTCAAACTGTACTTTGTTTAATCAATGGTGTCTATTGAATTATTTCTAGAGTTTGTGCTTAAGTGACTTCTTCCAAAACAgactacctcccccccccccccccccaccaccaatctGGACATTGAGCTACAGAACTACAGACATCCTGAGCCTTTATCCATAAGTCATTCTTAAGCCAAGTCGTTACAGTTAAGGCAAATACTAAGCCAAACTTGATGCTGTTCTCTGAAATCTACTCAATCACTTTCTGACCTCCCTGTTGCCTCTTGTGTGATAACACCATCAAATACACCTGATCATTAGAGTCTTTAAGAAACAGTGGCCACAATGTGATAACATTTTGTATGAAGATCAAGAATAATTTAGTTCAAATCAGAAACTACAGTCcatatttttattttagagatgcTGTGCAGAACAGATCCTTCCGGCCCAGTGacaaacctagcctaatcacaggacaatatacaatgaccaattaccctactaactggtacatctggACTATAGGAGGTAACCCATATGATTCATGAGAAGAATGTACAAATGTTGTACtgacagtgccagaattgaacttcagaacgcccaaactgtaatagcagcatgctaaccactatgctgtctTGGTGCCCATTTAGTCTCAAATCCAAATGAACGCATGAGTCATgcatgaaggccaagtcattgggtatatttaaagtagaggttgatagattcttgattagtaagggagtcaaaggttatgtggaaaaggcaggaaagtggtgttgaggggggaaaataaatcagccatggataaggagcagactcaatgagccgaatgcctaattctgctcctatgtcttatggtctaaccattCAAACAACATAGGTCAAATAGTTACTCTATACCATGAACATCTTCAAAATCCCACTGTTACTGTTCTAATGTAAAAGTCACTAACTAAGAACCTTCACCAAATTTCCAAATTTTAATcaaaccaccagaaatttaagtGCCAACGGGTTTGTAGTCTAGTTGTGATTGCTGAGCAAAGACCTGGACTGCATTGAGCCTGTAGAATTGTGAGTAGTTAAATCCTGGATTTCCCGGGTTAAGGGGATAGTAAAAATCATTTAGAATAAAGGTTACGGATACCGTGCACTGTAATATCCAGTGCTATAATTTCAGCAGATTAGTAACAAACCATATTTTATAAACTCACTTTTCCAGTTATTTTTTGAATTTCATTTCGGTAAAATATTAAACTTTGCCGCATGTACTCGTAGCTGTGGAACAAAAACAATGATTAATGTATATGGACGTTAAAATATTCAAACACGTCCAATTTTAATTCTGtataataaattacaaaaacaagagattctgcagatgctggagatccagagtaacacacaaaatgctggaggaaatcagcaggtcaggtagcatctacggaaatgaataagcagtcgatgatttgggccgagacccttcatcaggactggaatggaaggaagaagccaaaataacaaggtggggggtgggtgggaaggaagacaagctggcaggtgatcagTGAGACCAGGTGGGGGGAGAGCAGGAATGAAGTAAGTAGAGAGGTGATAAGGGGGAAAAAGGTTAGGGGCTGAAGAATAAGAAATCTGATAAGAGCAGAGAGTGGACCATgcgagaaagggaaagaggaggggcatcaggggaAACGATAGGCAAGAAAGAACAAATACAGTGGTTTTTTAAACCACTGAAACTTTGTTTCAGGAACCTTCCAACCTCCTCAAATGCTTCCTCGTCAATATCCATTACAGTAAACTCCAGCTAAACATTGTTGATCAGAGATGCAACCACAAAATTTGCCTAGTTGGTTAAATTCAGGATCTTTAACCTGGATCAATTCCACAGTTGTTGGAAGTAGTACCACCTAATTTAAATTGACCTAGCTTCTTCAAACACAAAATGGTTTTAGAATCTGTGTACAGAATCCTTTCATCAAATAAACCCCTGGGTTATTTTAATGAAAGCTTCTGTAGGTTACATAACTGTTCAATGCTATAAAGACTTCTGTAAAAGGAGATGGCAAACAGATAATGACAGTGTTTACATACCTAGCTTTCGTCAAAGCTTCAATCCACTCCTCACATTCATCTTTAGTTTCACATGTAAATGAATATTTTCTTTCCGGCTCATCCACAAATACTTCaatcaaataataaaaaaaataactatAGTGGAAGCAAGTTAAAATATGCTGTTTCTTTGGCTATAGTCAACAACTCAGCACAAATATATTAAAaccacaaaaggaaaaaaaaaatcactatgaCATTAAGATTTTCTTCTCAATTCATTTGTCTTAATCAGTTAGTTATACTCAGTTAGCTGGAAATaccaggtcagaatcagaatcaggcttaatatcagtgttatatgtcatgaaatttgttgttctgcagcagtacaattcaatacataaaaacaaaaCTATGAAGTACAAAAAATTTATACTATATCACTATAAAAccaaattaaatagtgcaaatagagagcaaaaatagtaagGTGGTGTTCTGagccattcaggaatctgatagtGAAGGGGAAGAACCCTTttctaaaatgttaagtgtgtgtcatcaggatcctgtacttcctcagtgatggtagcaatgagaagagggcatgttctgggtgacagggatccttaacgatggatacTGGTTTACCAAACTGACTATTCCTGCCTCTGAGTGTACTGCTGTCTATTATAACCATCTTCTTTTTCCCCATGTGCCCATCTTTTCCCCCCATCAAGACCCAGTTATAATGGTGAAGGAAAATTGccacaggattgaaaaaaagttggctacattttcttttttttttaaatctgtggTTCATCCTCAGCAGGGTCTCAATGCTGCTGACAACTGTACAAAGGGAACATGTCAAACATGAGCTACACATTACATAACACACAACTGGATGACTTTTATATTAAAAGGAAAATTAAACTCGCTGTTGATGTAAACCCTTAGCAGTAAAGGATTAACATGCACATTCTACAGTGCTCAAAAATGCTACTTCCTTTGACTATTTGATATGCAAGTTGAAGCTCATACCCGACCAGCTAAGGCTTGAATTTCTCTTGGGATTaaggaaaaacagaaaacatcTTAAGTTCagcataaactcaagagattctgcagatactggaaatccagagcaacacacacaaaatgctgttggaacccatcaggtcaggcaacatctatgaaatggaaaaaaagagTCCACATTTCAATCcagtagttctgatgaagggtcttggcccaaaatgtcaaatccttattcctttccataggtggtgcctgacttgctgagttactccagcattttgtgtgtgttacaaaggTCAACCCGAGACAAGATTGATCTTCTTCCAAGCAATAAGACTTCACATGCAAAGTTATTGACTTCTTCGCTTCAAAAGTGTATTTCCAAAATGCATATGTGGACAacaaatccaattttttttttaaataaggcaCAAGACAGCTGAAATAAATCCTTAAGTGCTGCCTGGTCCGTTGAGTTAATTCACCATTTTGGGTT encodes the following:
- the plekhj1 gene encoding pleckstrin homology domain-containing family J member 1 isoform X2 codes for the protein MVRSLGYGNDEMFVFKSVEFAKCRLVKLVVNFLFYFRIDEEEPVGALLLEQCRIQKEDDTGFSLVFVDEPERKYSFTCETKDECEEWIEALTKASYEYMRQSLIFYRNEIQKITGKDPLEQYGISEEIRFQTRS